From Mycobacterium cookii:
GTAAATGACATCGACGTCCTCTGGCCGCAGCCCCGCCTCGTCCAGCGCAGCGGACAGCGCCGCGCATCCGAGCTCGACCGCGTTCTCGATCCAGACGTTGTTCGCGTCGCCGAAGTCGGTGAGCGACGCGTATTGCTCTAGTGGCAGCACCAGATAGCGACTGTCGACCTTGGAGCTGGCGTGGAACTTGCGCAGCGCGTCGGCATACCCCTCGAACGCCGGAAGCGCGGCAAGCGTCTCGGTGATCTCGTGCTGGGCATAGCGATGCTCGGGCAACGCGCCCTGCACGCCTGCTATTACGCTGCCGGCTTTGTGGGCCCGAAACTTCTTGCGGCTCATAGGAACCCCCATGTAACTCACCTTTCGTGGACGACGTGGCGTGCCGGCTCCATTGCCGCTGCTGACATCGGTGACTAAATCTTGAGGCCTCACAACATGTCACGGTCTCGAGGCCTTTCCGGTTCATCGATGCCTCCCGCTGCAGTTAACTCAACGAACGATGACTTTTGTCAACAATCGGTGACTTAAAGATACGCGCGGCGGTTGGCCTAGTCAACGGGTGATGACATATCGTGTAGTGGCGATGACCAAAAGACCCCGCAACGCGGCGCAGACCAGGGCGGACATCCTGGCCGCCGCGCGCCGCAGATTCGCCGGAGACGGCTATGACCGCACGACGCTGCGTGCGATCGCGACAGACGTCGGGGTGGATGCGGCGCTGGTGATCCGCTACTTCGGCAGTAAGCAGGACCTGTTCGCGACCGCCACCGAATTCACCATCGAATTGCCCGATCTCACCGACGCCGAACCCGACGAGATCGCGGACATGCTGTTGCCGAGGTACTTCGCCGTGTGGGAAGAAGACCACTCGTTCATGGCGCTGCTGCAAGCCGCGATGACGAGCAGGGTCGCCGCCGACACACTGAACGAGACGCTGGCTACCCATGTCGCGCCGACCCTGAAGGCCGCGACCCCCGACCACGATCAGCAGCGGATCGCCCTGACCGACGCTTTCGTCATCGGCCTGGCCGCCACCCGATCGGTGCTGGGAAATCTCCCAGCGGCTGAGTTGAGCCGCGACGAACTTCGGCAGTGGGCGGCGCCGGTGTTTCGGCAGTTACTGGTCGGGCCGGCGCCGTCGTGACGGTCACCCGGCCGCGCAACGCCGCACAAACCCGCGCCGACATCCTGACGGCGGCGCGTCGACGCTTCGGATCCGACGGCTACGAGCGGACGACGCTGCGGGCGGTTGCCGCCGATGTCGGGGTGGATGCGGCATTGGTGATCCGGTACTTCGGCAGCAAGCAGGACCTGTTCGCGGCCGCAGCGGATTTCGCGATCGACCTGCCTGATCTCGCCGGTGTCGATCCCGGGGACGTCGCCGGGATTCTGCTGCCGCGATTCTTCGCGGTGTGGGAAGAGGACGAGACGTTCTTGGCCCTGCTGCGGGCCGCGATGACCAGCCCGCTGGCGGCCGACACCCTGAGGCAGGTGTTCTCGCAGCAGGTCGCGCCCAAGCTGATCACCGCGACGCCGGACCATCCCGTGCAGCGGATCGGACTGATGGGTGCGTTCGTCATCGGCCTTGCGATCACCCGGTATGTCCTGGTGAATCCGCCGGTGGCCAGCCTGAGCCGCGAAGAGCTCAGCCGCTGGGCAGCCCCGGTGATCACGCAGCTGCTGGTCGGGCCGGCGCCGACATAATCGCGCCGTGCCCGCGAGAAACAAGACTGTTAGTCTCGTATGAAGTGGGGGTCTGACGGTGCGGCTATAACGCTGAAGGGGGTGGCGGGTGGTCAATGCATTGATCCAGCCGGGCCAAGACAGCGACTTCGCTCTTTCCGGCTTGTCACAACGGGCCCGGCTCTGGTTACTCACGGTGGCGTGCTTCGGCGTGCTGCTGGTGATCTCGTCGATGGTGGCGCTGAACACGGCGCTTCCCGACATCGCCATGGCAACGTCGGCCAACCAGACCCAGCTCACCTGGATTGTGGACAGCTACACCTTGGTCCTGGCCTGCCTGCTGCTGCCGGCCGGCGCGCTGGGTGACCGTTACGGTCGGCGCGGCGCGATGCTCGTGGGTCTCGCCGTATTCGGTGCGGCGTCTCTGATACCGGCAATGCTGTCCGACCCCTCGGTCGTCATCTTCTCCCGCGGCGCCGCCGGAGCGGGCGCGGCGCTCGTCATGCCCGCCACGCTGTCGTTGATCACCGCCGCGTACTCGAAAGAGGAGCGGAACAAGGCAGTCGGCATCTGGGCCGGCGTCGCCGGATCGGGTGCCATCATCGGAATGCTCGGATCCGGTGGCCTGCTGAATTTCTGGTCGTGGCATTCGATCTTCTGGGCTTTCACGGTCGCGGCGCTGGCCATCTTCATCCTGACCCTGACCATCGCGAGTTCGCGGGACGCCGATGCGAAGCCGTTGGACTGGTTCGGCGCGTTGGTCATTGGCGGTGCGGTGGCGACGCTGGTCTTCGGCATCCTCGAGGCGCCGGTGCGCGGCTGGACACACCCACTGGTGATGACCAGCATCGGCGTCGGGCTGCTGCTGGCTTTGGCATTCGGATTTGTCGAAGTGCGGCAACGTTATCCGCTGTTGGATGTCCGGCTGTTTGCGGTGCCCGCATTCGCGACCGGCGCGGCCACGATCACGGTGTTCTTCCTGTCGATGTTCGGCTACATGTTCCTGCTCATGCAGTACATGCAGATGATCCTCGGCTACAGCCCCAACAAGACGGCGATTGCGCTGACGCCGATCATGGGTCCGATGCTGCTGCTGTCCGTGCTCTCGTTCTGGTACCTGCCCCGACTCGGCTTGCGCGCAGTGGTTTTCAGCGGGCTCCTGCTGATCGCGACCGGCTCGCTATGCATGCTCGGCATCGAAGTGGGCTCACCCTATTGGCGGGCAGCCTGGCCGATGCTGGTGATGAGCGTCGGCATCGGATTGTGCACCGCACCGACGACCTCGGTGATCATGACCACCGCTCCCGACGAGAAGCAGGGGGTGGCCTCAGCGGTCAACGACGCCAGCCGCGAAATCGGCGCCGCGCTCGGCATCGCGCTCGCCGGGTCGATGTTGGCCGGGCGGTACGCGAAGACGTTGGCTCCCAACCTGATCGGATTTCCGAAATCGGTCGGCGACGCCGCCTCCACGTCACTGGCCCAGGCGCTCGAGGTCGCGCGGCGACTGGGACCCGCGGGTGGCCGGCTGTCCGAGGTCAGCAAGGTGGCATTCATCGACGCGATGCATTCGTCGCTGTTGGTACTGGGCATCGTGATCGCCGTCAGTGCTGTGGTGATCGGCCTGTGGGCGCCGGGACGCGACGACCAACAATTGCGGCCGGTGCGCTATCTGCTCGCGCGGCGCCGCGGCCGAGATCAGGACTGATCAGTCAGCCCGTCACCGAGTCGGCGGCGCGGTCAGGCGGTCGTAGCGTGGATCGGTGTGGTCTCGGCTCGGACGCCAGTACAGGTTGGCGTCGTCACCGGGAATCGTGACATCCGGAACCACCCGCCGGTAGGCGAGCTTCCACGCGCCCTGCATACGCCGAAAGTAGTCGATGTAGCGGCCGTACCCGACAGCGACCTGGCCGGCGATCAGCGCATGCATCACGAAAAACGTTTCGCCCCAGGCTTCGTCGCTGTAAACATCGAACACGGACTGGCCGAGCAGGTGGTGCATGGTCAACTGCTGAGCCCGGCCGGTCGGCGCGCAGATCATCTCGGCGAACTCCGAACCCGATCCCTTGAAGGCGCCGTGGTCGTCGTAGGACTGCGGCGCGTAGCAGTCCACGATCCCATCTTTGTCGGCCCGGTCGACCGCGGCCGACAACCTGGCGACCAGTTCGGTCAATGCGGATTTGTCGATCCAGCTTTGGATGTCGTCGGTGGCGGTCATGACGCCTCGGTCAACTCGGCATAGCCGGTGACCGCGACGACGCCGCTGCGGGGCACCGGGGTGACCGGGCACTTCGTCCGCAGGTAGTCGTAGAACGGGTACGGATCGGCGACCAGTCCTGGATCGCTGAAGAAGTCGACGTCGCTGTAATCGGTGGTGCCCAAGGGGTGTACAGACGGCATGGCGCGACGTTAACATCGCTTACAAATCAAGTAAAGGGTGTAAATGCCTGATCCCGACGCGATAGACGACCCGATGCGCGACCGCATCCTGCGGGCCACGTTCAAAGTGCTGTGC
This genomic window contains:
- a CDS encoding MFS transporter, producing the protein MVNALIQPGQDSDFALSGLSQRARLWLLTVACFGVLLVISSMVALNTALPDIAMATSANQTQLTWIVDSYTLVLACLLLPAGALGDRYGRRGAMLVGLAVFGAASLIPAMLSDPSVVIFSRGAAGAGAALVMPATLSLITAAYSKEERNKAVGIWAGVAGSGAIIGMLGSGGLLNFWSWHSIFWAFTVAALAIFILTLTIASSRDADAKPLDWFGALVIGGAVATLVFGILEAPVRGWTHPLVMTSIGVGLLLALAFGFVEVRQRYPLLDVRLFAVPAFATGAATITVFFLSMFGYMFLLMQYMQMILGYSPNKTAIALTPIMGPMLLLSVLSFWYLPRLGLRAVVFSGLLLIATGSLCMLGIEVGSPYWRAAWPMLVMSVGIGLCTAPTTSVIMTTAPDEKQGVASAVNDASREIGAALGIALAGSMLAGRYAKTLAPNLIGFPKSVGDAASTSLAQALEVARRLGPAGGRLSEVSKVAFIDAMHSSLLVLGIVIAVSAVVIGLWAPGRDDQQLRPVRYLLARRRGRDQD
- a CDS encoding TetR/AcrR family transcriptional regulator; translation: MTKRPRNAAQTRADILAAARRRFAGDGYDRTTLRAIATDVGVDAALVIRYFGSKQDLFATATEFTIELPDLTDAEPDEIADMLLPRYFAVWEEDHSFMALLQAAMTSRVAADTLNETLATHVAPTLKAATPDHDQQRIALTDAFVIGLAATRSVLGNLPAAELSRDELRQWAAPVFRQLLVGPAPS
- a CDS encoding nuclear transport factor 2 family protein, coding for MTATDDIQSWIDKSALTELVARLSAAVDRADKDGIVDCYAPQSYDDHGAFKGSGSEFAEMICAPTGRAQQLTMHHLLGQSVFDVYSDEAWGETFFVMHALIAGQVAVGYGRYIDYFRRMQGAWKLAYRRVVPDVTIPGDDANLYWRPSRDHTDPRYDRLTAPPTR
- a CDS encoding TetR/AcrR family transcriptional regulator — translated: MTVTRPRNAAQTRADILTAARRRFGSDGYERTTLRAVAADVGVDAALVIRYFGSKQDLFAAAADFAIDLPDLAGVDPGDVAGILLPRFFAVWEEDETFLALLRAAMTSPLAADTLRQVFSQQVAPKLITATPDHPVQRIGLMGAFVIGLAITRYVLVNPPVASLSREELSRWAAPVITQLLVGPAPT